A stretch of the Ensifer sp. PDNC004 genome encodes the following:
- a CDS encoding PRC-barrel domain-containing protein, translating to MIKKLVTTVAAGALFAGLTVAPVAFAQDATKPMDQPQTMQPAQPAPDATAPADQAETKPPITETKPADMAQSNATYLTEQESDQIAASTYIGQSVYNAGDESIGEINDLIMKKDGGVEAAVIGVGGFLGLGEKDVAVPFDRITIAEQPNTDKLKLTTTETADTLKAAPEFKTKSQKIAEQNANQPVDTSTTSSTSTAPAQPQQ from the coding sequence ATGATCAAGAAACTCGTAACAACCGTCGCAGCCGGCGCGCTCTTCGCGGGTCTTACTGTCGCCCCGGTGGCTTTCGCGCAGGACGCAACCAAGCCGATGGATCAGCCGCAGACGATGCAGCCGGCGCAGCCTGCCCCGGACGCCACGGCCCCGGCCGACCAGGCTGAAACGAAGCCGCCGATCACGGAAACAAAGCCCGCTGATATGGCGCAATCGAACGCTACCTATCTGACCGAGCAGGAGAGCGACCAGATCGCGGCCAGCACCTATATCGGCCAGAGCGTCTACAATGCCGGAGACGAAAGCATCGGCGAGATCAACGACCTGATCATGAAGAAGGATGGCGGCGTGGAAGCGGCCGTGATCGGTGTCGGCGGCTTCCTGGGCCTCGGTGAAAAGGACGTAGCGGTTCCGTTTGATCGCATCACGATTGCCGAGCAGCCCAACACGGACAAGCTGAAGCTGACGACGACGGAAACCGCCGATACGCTGAAGGCGGCTCCGGAATTCAAGACCAAGTCGCAGAAGATCGCCGAGCAGAACGCCAACCAGCCGGTTGACACATCGACGACCTCTTCGACGAGCACGGCACCGGCTCAGCCGCAGCAGTAA
- a CDS encoding NADH:flavin oxidoreductase, with product MTSSKDPLLQPYRLKHLTLKNRIMSTSHEPAYSEDGMPKDRYRLYHLEKAKGGMALTMTAGSAIVSEDSPPAFGNLHAYSDEIVPWLKKIADDCHEHDCAVMIQLTHLGRRTGWNKGDWLPVLSASPVREAAHRSFPKEIEDWDIERIVSDYAAAASRMQAAGLDGIELEAYGHLMDGFWSPATNQRDDAFGGSLDNRLRFTDMVLDAIRASVGKDFIVGIRMVADEDWDKGLSKEEGVEIARRLAGSGKVDFLNVIRGHIDHDAPLTKVIPIQGMAASPHLDFAGEVRAATKFPVFHAARIADVATARHAIAEGKLDMVGMTRAHIADPHIVRKIEEGREAQIRPCVGATYCLDRIYEGGGALCIHNAATGREAIVPHVIRKSEGPKRKAVVVGAGPAGLEAARVLAERGHQVEVLEATGEAGGQILLAQRNPRRRELIGIVDWRLSELERLGVPIHYNVFAGVDDIQERVPDLVVVATGGIAQNPTLDKGDDLVVSSWDIIAGTVKPEGPVLLYDDNGAHSGMTAAELIARAGVELEIVSPERMFAPEVGGMNHVPYAAAFAEHNVRVTINTRLKTVRREGNGLVATLGSDFSDKATVERRVAQVVVEHGTMPMDDLYRELKPLSRNLGAVDYKALLRGENPIPQKNPDAGFDMFRIGDAVSSRNIHAGIYDALRYGVLV from the coding sequence ATGACATCGTCGAAAGACCCGCTGCTACAGCCTTACCGCCTGAAACACCTGACGCTCAAGAATCGGATCATGTCGACGTCCCATGAGCCGGCCTATTCCGAAGATGGCATGCCGAAGGACCGCTACCGGCTCTATCACCTGGAAAAGGCCAAGGGCGGCATGGCGCTGACGATGACCGCCGGCTCGGCGATCGTGTCGGAGGATTCGCCGCCGGCCTTCGGCAATCTCCACGCCTACTCAGACGAGATCGTGCCATGGCTGAAGAAGATCGCCGACGACTGTCATGAGCATGACTGCGCCGTGATGATCCAGCTTACCCATCTCGGCCGCCGGACCGGCTGGAACAAGGGTGACTGGCTGCCGGTGCTCTCCGCCTCGCCGGTGCGCGAGGCGGCGCATCGTTCTTTTCCGAAGGAGATCGAGGACTGGGACATCGAGCGCATCGTTAGCGACTATGCAGCGGCGGCAAGCCGCATGCAGGCCGCCGGTCTCGACGGTATCGAGCTGGAGGCCTACGGCCATCTGATGGACGGTTTCTGGTCGCCGGCAACCAACCAGCGCGACGATGCCTTCGGCGGCTCGCTCGACAACCGCCTGCGGTTCACCGACATGGTGCTCGACGCCATCCGCGCCTCCGTGGGCAAGGACTTCATCGTCGGCATCCGCATGGTCGCCGACGAGGATTGGGACAAGGGGCTTTCGAAGGAGGAGGGCGTCGAGATCGCCCGGCGGCTCGCGGGGTCCGGCAAGGTCGATTTCCTCAACGTCATCCGCGGCCATATCGATCACGACGCGCCGCTCACCAAGGTCATCCCGATCCAGGGCATGGCCGCGTCGCCGCATCTCGATTTCGCCGGAGAGGTGAGGGCGGCGACGAAGTTCCCGGTCTTCCATGCCGCCCGCATCGCCGATGTGGCCACCGCCCGCCACGCGATTGCCGAAGGCAAGCTCGACATGGTCGGCATGACCCGCGCCCATATCGCCGACCCGCACATCGTCAGGAAGATCGAGGAGGGCCGGGAGGCCCAAATCCGCCCCTGCGTCGGCGCCACCTACTGCCTCGATCGCATCTATGAAGGCGGCGGTGCGCTCTGCATCCACAATGCCGCTACCGGGCGCGAGGCGATCGTGCCGCATGTCATCCGCAAAAGCGAAGGGCCGAAGCGCAAGGCCGTGGTCGTCGGCGCCGGCCCGGCTGGGCTCGAGGCGGCCCGGGTGCTTGCCGAGCGCGGGCATCAGGTCGAGGTGCTGGAGGCGACCGGCGAGGCAGGTGGCCAGATCCTGCTCGCCCAGCGCAATCCACGCCGCCGCGAGCTGATCGGCATCGTCGACTGGCGGCTCTCCGAACTGGAGCGGCTCGGTGTGCCGATCCACTACAATGTCTTTGCCGGCGTGGACGACATTCAAGAGCGCGTCCCGGATCTCGTCGTCGTCGCGACCGGCGGCATTGCCCAAAATCCCACACTCGACAAAGGCGACGACCTCGTCGTGTCGAGTTGGGACATCATCGCCGGAACAGTGAAGCCGGAGGGGCCGGTGCTGCTCTATGACGACAACGGTGCCCACAGCGGCATGACGGCGGCCGAGCTGATCGCGCGTGCCGGCGTCGAACTCGAAATCGTCTCGCCCGAGCGGATGTTCGCGCCCGAGGTCGGGGGCATGAACCATGTGCCCTATGCCGCTGCCTTTGCCGAACACAATGTGCGGGTGACGATCAACACACGGCTGAAAACCGTGCGGCGGGAGGGCAACGGCCTGGTGGCGACGCTCGGTTCCGATTTTTCGGACAAGGCCACGGTCGAGAGACGTGTGGCGCAAGTGGTGGTCGAGCATGGCACGATGCCGATGGACGACCTCTATCGTGAACTGAAGCCGCTTTCGCGCAATCTGGGCGCCGTCGACTACAAGGCGCTGCTTCGCGGCGAGAACCCCATCCCGCAGAAAAACCCGGATGCCGGCTTCGACATGTTCCGCATCGGCGATGCGGTTTCGAGCCGCAACATCCATGCGGGGATCTACGATGCCTTGCGTTACGGCGTGCTCGTCTAA
- a CDS encoding trimethylamine methyltransferase family protein: MDTALATDAAAPRRTRGTRPNRREGAGRSLGVPYIIRNIPTYDILGEESLLRIEAVADRILAEVGIEFRDDPEALDHWKRAGAKVDGVRVTFEPGMLKEIVSSAPRQFTQHARNPARNVEIGGNSVVFSPAYGSPFVMDLDKGRRYGTIEDFRNLIKLAQSSPWLHHSGGTICEPVDVPVNKRHLDMVYSHIKYSDRAFMGSITAEERAEDSIEMARILFGRDFVDRNCVILGNVNVNSPLVWDGTMTRSLRAYARANQAAVIVPFILGGAMGPVTNAGAIAQSYAETLAGCALTQLERKGAPVIFGNFLSSMSLRSGSPTFGTPEPAIGSMVVGQLARRLGLPLRCAGNFSNSKLPDAQAMQEGAMSMLSAVHCGANFILHSAGFVDGLLAMSYEKFVMDTDFCGALHSYLAGVVVDDNTLAMDAFLQVGPGSHFLGCDHTMRNYQTAFWDSALSDNEPFEKWVEEGETDMATRANRAWKKTLAEYEAPPLDVALDEALIDYVTRRKDSMADAWY; the protein is encoded by the coding sequence ATGGATACGGCATTGGCAACGGATGCGGCGGCACCGAGACGGACGCGCGGCACACGGCCGAACCGGCGCGAGGGCGCGGGGCGCAGCCTTGGCGTTCCCTACATTATCCGCAACATTCCTACCTATGATATCCTTGGCGAGGAAAGCCTGCTTCGGATCGAGGCGGTCGCCGATCGCATTCTCGCCGAGGTGGGTATCGAGTTCCGCGACGACCCCGAAGCGCTCGACCACTGGAAGCGGGCCGGTGCGAAGGTCGATGGCGTCCGGGTGACCTTCGAGCCGGGCATGCTCAAGGAAATCGTCTCCTCGGCGCCGCGCCAGTTCACCCAGCATGCCCGCAATCCGGCCCGCAATGTCGAGATCGGCGGCAACAGCGTCGTCTTTTCGCCTGCCTATGGTTCGCCCTTCGTCATGGATCTCGACAAGGGGCGGCGCTACGGCACGATCGAGGACTTCCGCAACCTGATCAAGCTGGCTCAGTCGAGCCCCTGGCTGCACCATTCGGGCGGCACGATCTGCGAGCCGGTCGACGTGCCGGTCAACAAGCGCCACCTCGACATGGTCTACAGCCATATCAAATATTCCGACCGCGCTTTCATGGGCTCGATCACAGCGGAAGAGCGGGCCGAGGACTCGATCGAGATGGCGCGCATTCTCTTCGGGCGCGATTTCGTCGATCGCAACTGCGTCATCCTCGGCAACGTCAACGTCAATTCGCCGCTCGTCTGGGACGGCACGATGACGAGGTCTCTGCGCGCCTATGCGCGGGCAAACCAGGCCGCGGTGATCGTGCCGTTCATCCTCGGTGGCGCCATGGGGCCGGTCACCAATGCCGGCGCCATTGCCCAGTCCTATGCCGAGACGCTGGCCGGCTGTGCGCTGACCCAGCTCGAGCGCAAGGGTGCCCCGGTCATCTTCGGCAATTTCCTGTCGTCCATGTCGCTGCGTTCAGGCTCGCCCACCTTCGGCACGCCGGAGCCGGCGATCGGCAGCATGGTCGTTGGCCAGCTTGCGCGCCGGCTCGGCCTGCCGCTGCGCTGTGCCGGCAACTTCTCCAATTCCAAGCTGCCGGATGCGCAGGCGATGCAGGAAGGCGCGATGTCGATGCTGTCGGCGGTGCATTGCGGCGCCAACTTCATCCTGCACTCGGCCGGTTTCGTCGATGGGCTGCTCGCCATGTCCTACGAGAAGTTCGTCATGGACACGGACTTCTGCGGCGCGCTGCATTCCTATCTCGCCGGCGTCGTCGTCGACGACAACACGCTCGCCATGGACGCCTTCCTGCAGGTCGGTCCCGGTAGCCATTTCCTCGGCTGCGACCACACGATGCGCAACTACCAGACCGCCTTCTGGGACTCGGCCCTTTCGGACAACGAACCCTTCGAGAAATGGGTCGAGGAGGGCGAGACCGACATGGCGACACGCGCCAACCGCGCCTGGAAGAAGACGCTTGCCGAATATGAAGCGCCGCCGCTTGATGTGGCGCTCGACGAGGCGCTGATCGATTATGTCACGCGTCGCAAGGACAGCATGGCGGATGCTTGGTACTGA
- a CDS encoding LysR substrate-binding domain-containing protein, translated as MENLRRLLPSAASLIVFEAAGRHQNFTRAANELGMTQAAVSYAVRGLEEQLGVPLFHRVHRAVELTEAGEKFHADVSVGLSRIQKSAEDIRAKGRETNVTLAASTAFASMWMLPRLNRMREDLPEIDLRIQTSVRDLDLEEEPIPLGIRGGDPSHWPRYHAALLADEVVNAVATPAYIERHGLPKTAADLPNHNLIHLEEPVRRACDWTEWFASAGHAYPKQARRLSINDYVLVIQAVLSGEGVALGWEHLIYPQIRSGALVPVAGHVLKTGLAFYVVWPRSRELNAQAKRVRDWLLDEGRRDRAEMSGTED; from the coding sequence ATGGAAAACCTGCGCCGCCTGCTTCCGTCAGCCGCAAGCCTCATCGTGTTCGAGGCGGCCGGCCGCCACCAGAACTTCACCCGTGCTGCCAACGAGCTCGGCATGACCCAGGCTGCGGTCTCCTACGCCGTGCGCGGACTTGAGGAACAGCTGGGCGTGCCGCTGTTTCACCGCGTGCACCGCGCCGTGGAACTCACCGAGGCGGGGGAAAAATTCCATGCCGACGTGTCGGTCGGCCTGTCGCGCATCCAGAAGTCGGCCGAAGACATTCGCGCCAAGGGCCGCGAGACCAACGTGACGCTGGCGGCGTCGACCGCCTTTGCCTCGATGTGGATGCTGCCCCGCCTCAACCGCATGCGCGAGGACCTGCCGGAAATCGACCTCCGGATCCAGACCAGCGTGCGCGACCTCGACCTAGAAGAAGAGCCGATCCCGCTCGGCATCCGCGGCGGCGACCCCAGCCATTGGCCGCGCTACCATGCCGCCCTGCTCGCCGACGAGGTGGTCAACGCGGTCGCCACACCCGCCTACATCGAGCGGCATGGCCTGCCGAAGACGGCCGCCGACCTGCCCAACCACAATCTCATCCACCTGGAAGAGCCGGTGCGCCGCGCCTGCGATTGGACCGAGTGGTTTGCGAGCGCCGGCCATGCCTATCCCAAGCAGGCTCGGCGGCTTTCGATCAACGACTATGTCCTGGTGATCCAGGCGGTACTGTCCGGCGAAGGCGTGGCGCTCGGCTGGGAACACCTGATCTATCCGCAGATCCGCTCGGGCGCGCTGGTCCCGGTCGCCGGGCACGTGCTGAAGACCGGCCTTGCCTTCTACGTCGTCTGGCCGCGATCGCGCGAACTGAATGCGCAGGCCAAAAGGGTGCGTGACTGGCTGCTGGATGAAGGACGGCGCGACCGCGCTGAGATGTCCGGGACCGAGGACTAA
- a CDS encoding bifunctional diguanylate cyclase/phosphodiesterase, producing the protein MTAETPYHRVGREVSATWGDVDPLTGLGNARCLRQSVLDLAEERASDPAPFTIGLANIDGFKPINDLFGPEAGDEILCQVAYRLKACAPEGATITRFDSDEFAFVLPLIFERKGAEKIGQMLKEVLSAPFDLGDRHVRLSASFGFAVYPFAGEVFEDLLKSADTALYRSKRRGRGQITVYSQEIAQEMKRATQLEQALRNAIIANEVDVHFQPIVDLRNDAVVGFEALARWCDADLGYVSPAVFVPLAEERGFIDSLAEVLLRKAAHAALSWPKELFLSFNLSSAQLTDPTTSRRLLSIISQIGLDPRRLELEITETAVMADADIAQKIVAELRAAGVRVSLDDFGTGQSSLGRLRDFSFDKVKIDRAFVSRISADRASEHIIKAIVSMCEGLELEVVAEGIEDFSEALKLKALGCGLGQGYFYGKPADAVATMRYLADRYRDLPVQA; encoded by the coding sequence ATGACGGCTGAAACGCCCTACCACCGCGTTGGCCGCGAGGTGTCTGCCACCTGGGGCGACGTCGATCCGCTGACCGGTCTCGGCAACGCCCGTTGCCTGCGCCAGAGCGTGCTTGACCTCGCTGAGGAGCGGGCCAGCGACCCGGCCCCGTTCACCATCGGCCTTGCCAATATCGACGGCTTCAAGCCGATCAATGACCTGTTCGGACCCGAGGCAGGCGACGAGATCCTCTGCCAGGTGGCCTATCGGCTGAAGGCCTGCGCGCCTGAAGGCGCCACCATCACCCGTTTCGACAGCGACGAATTCGCCTTCGTGTTGCCGCTGATCTTCGAGCGCAAGGGCGCCGAGAAGATCGGGCAGATGCTGAAGGAAGTGCTGTCTGCCCCCTTCGATCTCGGCGACCGCCATGTTCGTCTGTCCGCCTCGTTCGGCTTCGCCGTCTATCCCTTTGCGGGCGAGGTGTTCGAGGACCTCCTGAAAAGCGCCGACACTGCGCTTTATCGCTCGAAGCGCCGCGGTCGCGGGCAGATCACCGTCTATTCGCAGGAGATCGCCCAGGAGATGAAGCGCGCGACGCAGCTCGAACAGGCGCTGCGCAATGCCATCATCGCCAACGAGGTCGACGTGCACTTCCAGCCGATCGTCGATCTGCGCAACGACGCGGTTGTCGGCTTCGAGGCCCTGGCGCGCTGGTGCGATGCCGATCTCGGTTATGTCTCGCCGGCAGTGTTCGTGCCGCTCGCAGAAGAGCGCGGCTTCATCGATTCGCTCGCCGAGGTGCTGCTGCGCAAGGCGGCCCATGCCGCCCTTTCCTGGCCGAAAGAGCTCTTCCTCTCCTTCAATCTTTCCTCGGCGCAGCTGACGGATCCGACCACCAGCCGGCGCCTGTTGTCGATCATCAGCCAGATCGGCCTCGACCCGCGGCGGCTGGAGCTGGAGATCACCGAGACGGCCGTCATGGCCGATGCGGATATCGCCCAGAAGATCGTTGCCGAACTGCGCGCCGCCGGTGTCCGCGTCTCGCTCGACGACTTCGGCACCGGCCAGTCGAGCCTCGGCCGGCTGCGCGACTTTTCGTTCGACAAGGTGAAGATCGACCGGGCCTTCGTCTCGCGCATCTCGGCCGATCGCGCCTCGGAGCATATCATCAAGGCGATCGTGTCGATGTGCGAGGGGCTCGAGCTCGAAGTCGTCGCCGAAGGTATCGAGGATTTTTCCGAGGCCCTGAAGCTGAAGGCGCTCGGTTGCGGCCTGGGGCAGGGCTATTTCTACGGAAAACCTGCCGATGCGGTGGCAACGATGCGCTATCTTGCCGATCGCTACCGCGATCTTCCCGTCCAGGCCTGA
- a CDS encoding response regulator, translating into MSDGAPNGADINRVILESSCDALGIAVLVCSRDDTILFASRTMLQFFPVPAEALMPGTRLRDFLGAVYDTGVRPGTVPENSRRRTNREEWIAEHMALHWRERYESVERAGRTRWVSMRKRRLSSGMGILSISDVSDQKKRDEQLQTDLERVELTEQILDAQPNPICVKDRNLNYIAVNKAFCLIHDLAQDAILGRSAWDLVESDLAERFEQSDRMVLETGKPFSQAEHIVRADGSDLWVLTRKYRVGMPGRHFVVTCMNDVTDIAVWYQGGEEPSSEATLQIRDYSIFTAAQNFYDPFRALNVQQLVEAGSMIETLPARGLRVLLATDDRSLEERLVARLRGSGLDACAVRDADELHAFCAAVDEAGLKLDILLLDAAFPERRKVAAGWRDSPILPVSEDQDGAAVLAEVFRVCSERAGAAPQQEWSLSFEAEEIAPPPPAPQVDVLVAEDNQINQFVFTQILEGLGVSHRIAANGREAVELWHELQPALVLMDVSMPVMNGFDATVAIRSAEKGRTQKTPIIGVTAQALDIDLQQCKASGMDDHIMKPVSPDMIEAVLRKFMPVKAVRTAG; encoded by the coding sequence ATGAGCGATGGGGCGCCCAACGGCGCGGACATCAACAGGGTCATTCTTGAGTCGAGTTGCGACGCACTCGGCATCGCTGTGCTTGTCTGCAGCCGGGACGATACCATTCTCTTTGCCAGCCGCACGATGCTGCAATTTTTCCCGGTGCCGGCGGAAGCCCTGATGCCGGGCACGCGGCTCCGCGATTTCCTCGGCGCCGTTTACGACACCGGCGTCCGTCCGGGCACCGTTCCGGAAAACAGCCGCCGGCGCACCAACCGCGAGGAATGGATTGCCGAGCATATGGCGCTGCATTGGCGCGAGCGCTACGAGAGCGTCGAGCGCGCCGGCCGCACCCGCTGGGTTTCCATGCGCAAGCGCCGTCTGTCGAGCGGCATGGGCATCCTGTCGATCAGCGACGTCTCCGACCAGAAGAAGCGCGACGAACAGCTCCAGACCGACCTGGAGCGGGTGGAGCTGACCGAGCAGATCCTCGACGCCCAGCCCAATCCCATCTGCGTCAAGGACCGCAATCTCAATTACATCGCGGTCAACAAGGCCTTCTGCCTGATCCATGACCTGGCGCAGGACGCCATTCTCGGCCGCTCGGCATGGGACCTGGTCGAGAGCGACCTGGCGGAGCGCTTCGAACAGTCCGATCGCATGGTGCTCGAAACCGGCAAGCCGTTTTCGCAGGCCGAGCACATCGTGCGTGCCGATGGCAGCGATCTCTGGGTGCTGACCCGCAAGTACCGCGTCGGCATGCCCGGTCGCCACTTCGTCGTCACCTGCATGAACGACGTGACCGATATTGCCGTCTGGTACCAGGGCGGCGAGGAGCCTTCGAGCGAGGCCACGCTGCAGATCCGCGATTACAGCATCTTCACTGCGGCGCAGAATTTCTACGATCCTTTCCGGGCGCTGAATGTCCAGCAGCTCGTCGAGGCGGGGTCGATGATCGAGACCTTGCCGGCGCGGGGCCTGCGGGTGCTTCTCGCCACCGACGACCGATCGCTGGAGGAGCGGCTTGTCGCCCGGCTGCGCGGCTCCGGGCTCGACGCCTGCGCGGTTCGCGATGCCGACGAATTGCACGCCTTCTGCGCGGCCGTCGACGAGGCGGGGCTGAAACTCGACATCCTCTTGCTCGACGCGGCTTTCCCGGAGCGGCGGAAGGTCGCCGCCGGCTGGCGCGACAGCCCGATCCTCCCGGTGTCTGAGGATCAGGACGGGGCGGCGGTGCTTGCGGAAGTCTTTCGCGTCTGCTCCGAGCGGGCTGGCGCCGCGCCGCAACAGGAATGGTCGCTGTCGTTCGAGGCCGAGGAGATCGCGCCGCCGCCGCCGGCGCCGCAGGTCGATGTGCTCGTTGCCGAGGACAACCAGATCAACCAGTTCGTCTTCACCCAGATCCTCGAAGGGCTCGGCGTTTCTCATCGGATCGCCGCCAACGGCCGCGAGGCCGTCGAACTCTGGCACGAACTGCAACCGGCCCTTGTGCTGATGGATGTGTCGATGCCGGTCATGAACGGCTTCGACGCCACCGTCGCGATCCGGTCGGCGGAGAAGGGACGCACACAGAAAACGCCGATCATCGGCGTTACCGCCCAGGCCCTGGATATCGACCTGCAGCAATGCAAGGCATCCGGCATGGACGACCACATCATGAAGCCGGTGAGCCCCGACATGATCGAGGCGGTGCTGAGAAAATTCATGCCGGTGAAGGCAGTACGAACGGCAGGTTGA
- the mutL gene encoding DNA mismatch repair endonuclease MutL gives MAIKQLSETLINQIAAGEVIERPASAAKELIENALDAGATRIEIATAGGGKTLLRVTDNGSGMTPGDLELAVRRHCTSKLDDSLFDIRTLGFRGEALPSIGSVARLSITTRKAGASEGAIIAIAGGKTDPVRPSPANTGTVVEVRDLFFATPARLKFMKTEKAEAAAISEVVRRMAIAFPAVRFVLSGSDRSTLEFPATGDDRLARMAQVLGKDFRDNAIEINAAREDVELTGFAGVPTYNRGNSLQQYVFVNGRPVQDKLLLSAIRAAYSETIPSGRYPVAVLSITLDPALVDVNVHPAKSDVRFRDPGLIRGLIIGAIRQALTRDGDRAATTGARGMMQAFRSGDYRPQPWSAEMSPSRPTQFDSMLRHLGEQPQASFAAFSAPSARVATPFEREMPVPAPEVQQPPQPQSFPLGAVRAQLHENYIVAQTDDGLVIVDQHAAHERLVFEAMRTALHSRPVAAQALLIPEIVDLPEDDCDRLMTHAEEFSRLGLAIERFGPGAIAVRETPAMLGEMDAVGLVRQLADELAEWDTASGLTSRLEYLAATMACHGSVRSGRRMRIEEMNALLRQMEATPGSGQCNHGRPTYIELKLSDIERLFGRS, from the coding sequence ATGGCCATCAAGCAGCTTTCAGAAACCCTCATCAACCAGATCGCCGCCGGCGAAGTGATCGAACGTCCCGCCAGCGCCGCCAAGGAGCTGATCGAGAATGCGCTCGACGCCGGCGCGACCCGCATCGAGATCGCAACCGCCGGCGGTGGCAAGACGCTGCTGCGCGTCACCGACAACGGCTCGGGCATGACGCCTGGCGACCTTGAATTGGCGGTGCGAAGGCACTGCACGTCGAAACTCGACGACAGCCTGTTCGACATTCGCACCCTCGGCTTCCGCGGCGAGGCCCTACCGTCGATCGGTTCGGTCGCCCGGCTGTCGATCACGACACGCAAGGCCGGCGCGAGCGAAGGAGCGATCATCGCCATTGCCGGAGGGAAGACCGATCCGGTGCGCCCATCGCCCGCCAATACCGGCACGGTGGTCGAGGTACGCGACCTGTTCTTCGCCACCCCGGCCCGGCTGAAGTTCATGAAGACCGAGAAGGCAGAAGCGGCCGCCATTTCGGAAGTGGTGCGCCGCATGGCGATCGCGTTTCCGGCGGTCCGTTTCGTGCTCTCCGGCAGCGACCGCTCGACGCTCGAATTCCCGGCAACCGGCGACGACCGGCTGGCGCGCATGGCGCAGGTGCTCGGCAAGGATTTCCGCGACAACGCGATCGAGATCAATGCAGCGCGGGAAGACGTGGAACTGACCGGCTTTGCCGGCGTGCCGACCTACAATCGCGGCAACTCGCTGCAGCAATATGTCTTCGTCAACGGCCGTCCGGTGCAGGACAAGTTGCTGCTGTCGGCGATCCGTGCCGCCTATTCCGAGACGATCCCGAGCGGCCGCTATCCGGTCGCCGTGCTGTCGATCACGCTCGACCCGGCGCTCGTCGATGTCAACGTGCATCCGGCAAAGTCCGACGTGCGCTTCCGCGACCCCGGCCTCATCCGCGGGCTGATCATCGGCGCGATCCGCCAGGCGCTGACGCGCGACGGCGACCGCGCCGCAACGACGGGCGCCCGCGGCATGATGCAGGCGTTCCGCTCCGGCGATTATCGCCCGCAGCCCTGGAGCGCCGAGATGTCGCCTTCCCGGCCGACACAATTCGACTCCATGCTGCGCCATCTCGGCGAGCAGCCGCAGGCTAGCTTTGCGGCGTTTTCCGCCCCATCGGCGCGTGTTGCCACCCCGTTCGAGCGGGAAATGCCCGTGCCGGCGCCGGAGGTCCAGCAACCGCCGCAGCCGCAGTCCTTCCCGCTCGGCGCCGTGCGCGCCCAGCTGCACGAAAACTACATCGTCGCCCAGACCGATGACGGCCTCGTCATTGTCGACCAGCATGCCGCCCACGAGCGGCTGGTGTTCGAGGCCATGCGTACGGCACTGCATTCGCGGCCGGTCGCCGCCCAGGCGCTGCTGATCCCGGAGATCGTCGATCTGCCCGAAGACGACTGCGACCGGTTGATGACCCATGCGGAGGAGTTCTCCCGCCTGGGCCTTGCGATCGAGCGCTTCGGCCCGGGCGCGATCGCGGTGCGCGAAACGCCGGCCATGCTCGGCGAAATGGATGCCGTCGGCCTCGTGCGCCAGCTCGCCGACGAGCTTGCCGAATGGGATACGGCAAGCGGGCTGACGAGTCGGCTCGAATATCTCGCCGCGACCATGGCCTGCCACGGTTCGGTGCGTTCAGGCCGGCGCATGCGAATAGAGGAGATGAACGCGCTTTTGAGGCAAATGGAGGCGACGCCCGGCTCCGGCCAGTGCAACCACGGCCGCCCCACCTATATCGAACTCAAGCTCTCCGACATCGAACGGCTGTTCGGCCGGAGCTGA
- a CDS encoding DUF2093 domain-containing protein — protein sequence MMNRFEGSASREAKIRYLDGDFQIVLAGSHVICAMTGKTIPVDELRYWSVARQEPYVDAEASLEAEKRAGALPNQRR from the coding sequence ATGATGAACCGGTTTGAAGGAAGCGCTTCGCGCGAAGCGAAGATCCGTTATCTCGACGGCGACTTTCAGATCGTGCTTGCGGGCTCGCACGTGATCTGCGCGATGACCGGCAAGACCATCCCCGTCGATGAACTGCGTTACTGGAGCGTCGCCCGGCAGGAGCCCTATGTCGACGCGGAAGCTTCGCTCGAGGCGGAAAAGCGCGCAGGCGCGCTGCCCAACCAACGCCGCTAA